One region of Oryza sativa Japonica Group chromosome 5, ASM3414082v1 genomic DNA includes:
- the LOC4338972 gene encoding universal stress protein PHOS32 isoform X3, with the protein MAGGGRADDERRIGVAMDYSASSKRALDWAIANLLRRGDHLVVLHVLHHGGEEAKHALWGKSGSPLIPLSEFRDPTAMQQYGVHCDAEVLDMLDTAARQLELTVVAKLYWGDAREKLCDAVEEQKIDTLVMGSRGLGSIQRILLGSVTNYVLSNASCPVTVVKGK; encoded by the exons ATGGCCGGTGGCGGCAGGGCCGATGACGAGCGAAGGATCGGGGTGGCGATGGACTACTCGGCGAGCAGCAAGAGGGCGCTGGACTGGGCCATCGCCAACCTGCTCCGCCGGGGCGACCACCTCGTCGTCCTCCACGTCCTGCATcacggcggggaggaggccaaGCACGCCCTGTGGGGCAAGTCCGGATCCC CGCTGATCCCTCTCTCCGAGTTCCGGGATCCGACGGCGATGCAGCAGTACGGCGTGCACTGCGACGCCGAGGTGCTCGACATGCTCGACACGGCGGCGCGCCAGTTGGAG CTTACCGTAGTGGCGAAGCTGTACTGGGGCGACGCCAGGGAGAAGCTCTGCGACGCCGTCGAGGAGCAGAAGATCGACACGCTCGTCATGGGCAGCCGCGGCCTCGGCTCGATCCAGAG GATTCTTCTGGGGAGTGTGACAAACTACGTGCTGTCAAACGCATCATGCCCTGTAACAGTCGTCAAGGGGAAGTGA
- the LOC4338972 gene encoding universal stress protein PHOS34 isoform X2 encodes MAGGGRADDERRIGVAMDYSASSKRALDWAIANLLRRGDHLVVLHVLHHGGEEAKHALWGKSGSLDSIPPALIPLSEFRDPTAMQQYGVHCDAEVLDMLDTAARQLELTVVAKLYWGDAREKLCDAVEEQKIDTLVMGSRGLGSIQRILLGSVTNYVLSNASCPVTVVKGK; translated from the exons ATGGCCGGTGGCGGCAGGGCCGATGACGAGCGAAGGATCGGGGTGGCGATGGACTACTCGGCGAGCAGCAAGAGGGCGCTGGACTGGGCCATCGCCAACCTGCTCCGCCGGGGCGACCACCTCGTCGTCCTCCACGTCCTGCATcacggcggggaggaggccaaGCACGCCCTGTGGGGCAAGTCCGGATCCC TGGATTCCATTCCTCCAGCGCTGATCCCTCTCTCCGAGTTCCGGGATCCGACGGCGATGCAGCAGTACGGCGTGCACTGCGACGCCGAGGTGCTCGACATGCTCGACACGGCGGCGCGCCAGTTGGAG CTTACCGTAGTGGCGAAGCTGTACTGGGGCGACGCCAGGGAGAAGCTCTGCGACGCCGTCGAGGAGCAGAAGATCGACACGCTCGTCATGGGCAGCCGCGGCCTCGGCTCGATCCAGAG GATTCTTCTGGGGAGTGTGACAAACTACGTGCTGTCAAACGCATCATGCCCTGTAACAGTCGTCAAGGGGAAGTGA
- the LOC4338971 gene encoding guanylyl cyclase 1 isoform X2, whose amino-acid sequence MWPLGFFSERLFKVAGEGDGGEGADDSPPAPDGRVPLARRSYYVDVPHVQQAFTWDCGLACVLMVLRTLGMDCCDGIADLEKLCRTTSIWTVDLAYLLNRFSVCFSFFTVTLGANPQYSAETFYREQLQEDIDRVDELFGRALEAGISIQCRSISAYDIAFLLLSGHCIAIALVDKTKLNSSWSNDLQDMQQFSEDSDYMGHYVVICGYDADACEFEIRDPASSRQRERVSMKSLDQARKSFGTDEDIILVGIILGFFNWKNWNEALT is encoded by the exons ATGTGGCCCCTGGGGTTCTTCTCCGAGAGGCTGTTCAAGGTCGCGGGGGaaggggacggcggcgagggggcggaCGACTCGCCGCCGGCCCCTGACGGCCGTGTCCCTCTAGCCCGCCGCTCGTACTACGTCGAT GTTCCGCATGTCCAGCAGGCCTTCACGTGGGACTGCGGCCTCGCTTGCGTGCTCATGGTGCTCAGGACACTCGGGATGGATTGCTGCGACGGCATTGCCGATCTCGAGAAGCTCTGCCGCACCACGAG CATATGGACAGTTGACTTGGCATATCTGTTAAACAGGTTTTCAGTTTGTTTTTCCTTCTTCACTGTGACTCTAGGAGCAAATCCGCAATATTCTGCTGAAACCTTTTATAGG GAGCAATTGCAAGAAGACATTGATCGAGTGGATGAGCTCTTTGGCAGAGCCCTTGAAGCTGGAATTAGTATTCAA TGCAGATCCATCAGTGCGTATGATATAGCTTTTCTACTGTTATCTGGGCACTGCATTGCTATCGCACTAGTGGACAAAACAAAATTGAA TTCCTCATGGAGCAATGATCTACAAGATATGCAACAGTTCAGTGAGGATTCAGATTACATGG GGCATTATGTTGTAATATGTGGGTATGATGCTGATGCTTGCGAATTTGAGATAAGGGACCCTGCCAGTTCGAG ACAGCGTGAAAGGGTGTCAATGAAGAGCTTAGATCAGGCCCGCAAGTCCTTTGGAACTGATGAGGATATTATTTTGGTAGGAATAATACTAG GTTTCTTTAACTGGAAAAATTGGAATGAAGCTCTCACGTAA
- the LOC4338971 gene encoding guanylyl cyclase 1 isoform X3, protein MWPLGFFSERLFKVAGEGDGGEGADDSPPAPDGRVPLARRSYYVDVPHVQQAFTWDCGLACVLMVLRTLGMDCCDGIADLEKLCRTTRFSVCFSFFTVTLGANPQYSAETFYREQLQEDIDRVDELFGRALEAGISIQCRSISAYDIAFLLLSGHCIAIALVDKTKLNSSWSNDLQDMQQFSEDSDYMGHYVVICGYDADACEFEIRDPASSRQRERVSMKSLDQARKSFGTDEDIILVSLTGKIGMKLSRKLLVGSL, encoded by the exons ATGTGGCCCCTGGGGTTCTTCTCCGAGAGGCTGTTCAAGGTCGCGGGGGaaggggacggcggcgagggggcggaCGACTCGCCGCCGGCCCCTGACGGCCGTGTCCCTCTAGCCCGCCGCTCGTACTACGTCGAT GTTCCGCATGTCCAGCAGGCCTTCACGTGGGACTGCGGCCTCGCTTGCGTGCTCATGGTGCTCAGGACACTCGGGATGGATTGCTGCGACGGCATTGCCGATCTCGAGAAGCTCTGCCGCACCACGAG GTTTTCAGTTTGTTTTTCCTTCTTCACTGTGACTCTAGGAGCAAATCCGCAATATTCTGCTGAAACCTTTTATAGG GAGCAATTGCAAGAAGACATTGATCGAGTGGATGAGCTCTTTGGCAGAGCCCTTGAAGCTGGAATTAGTATTCAA TGCAGATCCATCAGTGCGTATGATATAGCTTTTCTACTGTTATCTGGGCACTGCATTGCTATCGCACTAGTGGACAAAACAAAATTGAA TTCCTCATGGAGCAATGATCTACAAGATATGCAACAGTTCAGTGAGGATTCAGATTACATGG GGCATTATGTTGTAATATGTGGGTATGATGCTGATGCTTGCGAATTTGAGATAAGGGACCCTGCCAGTTCGAG ACAGCGTGAAAGGGTGTCAATGAAGAGCTTAGATCAGGCCCGCAAGTCCTTTGGAACTGATGAGGATATTATTTTG GTTTCTTTAACTGGAAAAATTGGAATGAAGCTCTCACGTAAACTCCTGGTGGGCTCCTTGTGA
- the LOC9268604 gene encoding uncharacterized protein, with product MYGRRASQLLKEVDSCEAGQLVPFNSDVFDQVIRECNEHNTQFQSLIRKMVEQNLDIETTRNDDHYGAAVHHLSLLRNKRCLMAYMYNRAEVIQSFRWKIGPVLPHEIQEKLHFSEKEYFKNHSAAIKSYMSEMDIDLTVDMVPPKDPYIQVRVLEDIGEVSLGDHSISLTKNSLHFLRRTDTEQFISQGLMEEFLE from the exons ATGTACGGGCGGCGCGCGTCGCAGCTGCTGAAGGAGGTCGACTCCTGCGAGGCCGGACAGCTCGTGCCGTTCAAC AGCGATGTGTTTGATCAGGTTATTAGAGAGTGCAATGAACACAATACACAGTTTCAGTCATTGATAAG GAAAATGGTGGAGCAGAACTTAGACATTGAAACAACCAGAAATGACGACCACTATGGGGCAGCCGTCCATCATCTTTCGCTGCTTCGTAACAAAAGATGTCTCATGGCTTACAT GTATAACCGAGCAGAGGTTATTCAGAGCTTTAGATGGAAAATCGGCCCAGTGCTTCCTCATGAAATACAAGAAAAGCTCCATTTTTCTGAGAAAGAGTACTTCAAGAACCACTCAGCAGCCATTAAATCATATATGTCAGAGATGGATATAGATTTAACAGTG GACATGGTGCCTCCCAAGGATCCCTACATCCAGGTTCGGGTGCTTGAGGACATTGGTGAAGTATCTCTTGGTGACCATTCCATATCATTGACAAAGAACTCACTTCATTTCCTAAGGCGCACTGATACTGAACAATTTATATCACAG GGTCTTATGGAAGAGTTTCTGGAGTAG
- the LOC4338972 gene encoding universal stress protein PHOS32 isoform X1 — translation MAGGGRADDERRIGVAMDYSASSKRALDWAIANLLRRGDHLVVLHVLHHGGEEAKHALWGKSGSPLIPLSEFRDPTAMQQYGVHCDAEVLDMLDTAARQLELTVVAKLYWGDAREKLCDAVEEQKIDTLVMGSRGLGSIQRYNSYFCLQCCCLINQESKLQALTIELAFGPVANIPVQIDKLCRERCTA, via the exons ATGGCCGGTGGCGGCAGGGCCGATGACGAGCGAAGGATCGGGGTGGCGATGGACTACTCGGCGAGCAGCAAGAGGGCGCTGGACTGGGCCATCGCCAACCTGCTCCGCCGGGGCGACCACCTCGTCGTCCTCCACGTCCTGCATcacggcggggaggaggccaaGCACGCCCTGTGGGGCAAGTCCGGATCCC CGCTGATCCCTCTCTCCGAGTTCCGGGATCCGACGGCGATGCAGCAGTACGGCGTGCACTGCGACGCCGAGGTGCTCGACATGCTCGACACGGCGGCGCGCCAGTTGGAG CTTACCGTAGTGGCGAAGCTGTACTGGGGCGACGCCAGGGAGAAGCTCTGCGACGCCGTCGAGGAGCAGAAGATCGACACGCTCGTCATGGGCAGCCGCGGCCTCGGCTCGATCCAGAGGTATAACTCCTACTTCTGTTTGCAATGTTGTTGCCTCATCAATCAAGAATCAAAATTGCAGGCATTGACCATAGAACTTGCCTTTGGGCCAGTTGCTAATATTCCTGTTCAGATAGACAAGCTCTGTCGAGAACGATGCACTGCTTAA
- the LOC4338971 gene encoding guanylyl cyclase 1 isoform X1 produces the protein MWPLGFFSERLFKVAGEGDGGEGADDSPPAPDGRVPLARRSYYVDVPHVQQAFTWDCGLACVLMVLRTLGMDCCDGIADLEKLCRTTSIWTVDLAYLLNRFSVCFSFFTVTLGANPQYSAETFYREQLQEDIDRVDELFGRALEAGISIQCRSISAYDIAFLLLSGHCIAIALVDKTKLNSSWSNDLQDMQQFSEDSDYMGHYVVICGYDADACEFEIRDPASSRQRERVSMKSLDQARKSFGTDEDIILVSLTGKIGMKLSRKLLVGSL, from the exons ATGTGGCCCCTGGGGTTCTTCTCCGAGAGGCTGTTCAAGGTCGCGGGGGaaggggacggcggcgagggggcggaCGACTCGCCGCCGGCCCCTGACGGCCGTGTCCCTCTAGCCCGCCGCTCGTACTACGTCGAT GTTCCGCATGTCCAGCAGGCCTTCACGTGGGACTGCGGCCTCGCTTGCGTGCTCATGGTGCTCAGGACACTCGGGATGGATTGCTGCGACGGCATTGCCGATCTCGAGAAGCTCTGCCGCACCACGAG CATATGGACAGTTGACTTGGCATATCTGTTAAACAGGTTTTCAGTTTGTTTTTCCTTCTTCACTGTGACTCTAGGAGCAAATCCGCAATATTCTGCTGAAACCTTTTATAGG GAGCAATTGCAAGAAGACATTGATCGAGTGGATGAGCTCTTTGGCAGAGCCCTTGAAGCTGGAATTAGTATTCAA TGCAGATCCATCAGTGCGTATGATATAGCTTTTCTACTGTTATCTGGGCACTGCATTGCTATCGCACTAGTGGACAAAACAAAATTGAA TTCCTCATGGAGCAATGATCTACAAGATATGCAACAGTTCAGTGAGGATTCAGATTACATGG GGCATTATGTTGTAATATGTGGGTATGATGCTGATGCTTGCGAATTTGAGATAAGGGACCCTGCCAGTTCGAG ACAGCGTGAAAGGGTGTCAATGAAGAGCTTAGATCAGGCCCGCAAGTCCTTTGGAACTGATGAGGATATTATTTTG GTTTCTTTAACTGGAAAAATTGGAATGAAGCTCTCACGTAAACTCCTGGTGGGCTCCTTGTGA
- the LOC4338971 gene encoding guanylyl cyclase 1 isoform X4, with translation MWPLGFFSERLFKVAGEGDGGEGADDSPPAPDGRVPLARRSYYVDVPHVQQAFTWDCGLACVLMVLRTLGMDCCDGIADLEKLCRTTRFSVCFSFFTVTLGANPQYSAETFYREQLQEDIDRVDELFGRALEAGISIQCRSISAYDIAFLLLSGHCIAIALVDKTKLNSSWSNDLQDMQQFSEDSDYMGHYVVICGYDADACEFEIRDPASSRQRERVSMKSLDQARKSFGTDEDIILVGIILGFFNWKNWNEALT, from the exons ATGTGGCCCCTGGGGTTCTTCTCCGAGAGGCTGTTCAAGGTCGCGGGGGaaggggacggcggcgagggggcggaCGACTCGCCGCCGGCCCCTGACGGCCGTGTCCCTCTAGCCCGCCGCTCGTACTACGTCGAT GTTCCGCATGTCCAGCAGGCCTTCACGTGGGACTGCGGCCTCGCTTGCGTGCTCATGGTGCTCAGGACACTCGGGATGGATTGCTGCGACGGCATTGCCGATCTCGAGAAGCTCTGCCGCACCACGAG GTTTTCAGTTTGTTTTTCCTTCTTCACTGTGACTCTAGGAGCAAATCCGCAATATTCTGCTGAAACCTTTTATAGG GAGCAATTGCAAGAAGACATTGATCGAGTGGATGAGCTCTTTGGCAGAGCCCTTGAAGCTGGAATTAGTATTCAA TGCAGATCCATCAGTGCGTATGATATAGCTTTTCTACTGTTATCTGGGCACTGCATTGCTATCGCACTAGTGGACAAAACAAAATTGAA TTCCTCATGGAGCAATGATCTACAAGATATGCAACAGTTCAGTGAGGATTCAGATTACATGG GGCATTATGTTGTAATATGTGGGTATGATGCTGATGCTTGCGAATTTGAGATAAGGGACCCTGCCAGTTCGAG ACAGCGTGAAAGGGTGTCAATGAAGAGCTTAGATCAGGCCCGCAAGTCCTTTGGAACTGATGAGGATATTATTTTGGTAGGAATAATACTAG GTTTCTTTAACTGGAAAAATTGGAATGAAGCTCTCACGTAA